One region of Clostridium sp. Marseille-P299 genomic DNA includes:
- a CDS encoding V-type ATP synthase subunit B produces the protein MSVEYLGLSEINGPLIVLEGVSDASYEEIVEITVDGNKRKLGRIVEVYENRAVIQVFEGTEEMSLKNTHTKLTGHPMEIALSEDILGRVFNGVGEPIDGLGNIASEERRNVNGEPLNPCSREYPRNYIKTGISAIDCLTTLIRGQKLPIFSGNGLPHDELAAQIVKQASLGGDSDENFAIVFAAMGVKYDVADFFRRTFEESGASSHVTMFLNLANDPVIERLITPKVALTAAEYLAFEKGMHVLVILTDITSFAEAMREVSSSKGEIPSRKGYPGYLYSELATLYERAGIVKGSTGSVTQVPILTMPNDDITHPIPDLTGYITEGQIVLERSLYQKSIYPPINVLPSLSRLMKDGIGEGYTREDHQDLANQLFSSYAHVGDARALASVIGEDELSPLDKKYLKFGEMFEQKFVAQGREENRSMEETLSLGWELLTILPREELDRVDTKILDKYYKQNIDISLGKKSNNEG, from the coding sequence ATGTCAGTTGAATATTTAGGACTTAGTGAAATTAATGGACCTCTTATTGTCCTTGAAGGGGTTTCAGATGCTTCCTATGAAGAAATTGTTGAAATCACAGTCGATGGAAATAAAAGAAAACTAGGTCGTATCGTTGAAGTTTATGAAAATAGAGCAGTAATCCAGGTATTTGAAGGAACAGAAGAAATGTCTCTTAAAAATACACATACAAAGTTAACTGGCCATCCAATGGAAATAGCTTTGTCAGAAGATATTCTTGGTCGTGTATTTAATGGTGTAGGTGAACCAATTGATGGACTTGGAAACATTGCCTCTGAAGAAAGACGTAATGTAAATGGTGAACCTTTAAATCCTTGTTCTAGAGAATACCCTAGAAACTATATTAAGACAGGTATTTCAGCAATTGACTGTCTAACTACTTTAATTCGTGGTCAAAAGCTACCTATCTTTTCAGGAAATGGTTTGCCACATGATGAGCTTGCAGCGCAGATTGTAAAGCAAGCTTCTCTAGGTGGAGATTCCGATGAGAATTTTGCAATTGTATTTGCAGCTATGGGTGTTAAATACGACGTTGCAGATTTCTTCCGTCGTACCTTTGAAGAGAGTGGTGCAAGTTCCCACGTTACAATGTTTTTAAATTTAGCAAACGATCCAGTAATTGAACGTTTGATTACACCAAAGGTAGCTTTAACAGCTGCAGAATATTTGGCATTTGAAAAAGGTATGCACGTACTTGTTATCTTAACTGATATTACTTCATTTGCAGAAGCAATGCGTGAAGTATCTTCCTCTAAGGGAGAGATTCCAAGTAGAAAAGGTTACCCAGGATACTTATATAGTGAGCTTGCTACATTATATGAGAGAGCAGGTATCGTAAAAGGCTCTACTGGTTCTGTAACACAGGTGCCTATTTTAACGATGCCAAACGATGATATTACTCACCCAATTCCAGACTTAACTGGATATATCACAGAGGGACAGATTGTATTAGAGAGATCTCTATATCAAAAGAGCATTTATCCTCCGATCAATGTTTTACCTTCTCTATCTCGTTTAATGAAGGATGGTATTGGTGAAGGTTATACAAGAGAAGATCATCAAGATTTAGCAAACCAGTTATTCTCATCTTACGCACATGTAGGTGACGCAAGAGCGCTTGCTAGTGTTATCGGTGAAGATGAATTATCACCACTAGATAAAAAGTATTTGAAATTCGGTGAAATGTTCGAGCAAAAATTTGTTGCTCAGGGCAGAGAAGAAAACCGTTCCATGGAAGAGACACTTAGTCTAGGTTGGGAGTTATTAACCATCCTTCCTAGAGAAGAGCTTGACCGTGTGGATACTAAGATTTTGGATAAATATTATAAACAAAACATTGATATTTCGTTAGGCAAGAAATCGAATAATGAAGGATAA
- a CDS encoding V-type ATP synthase subunit A, translating into MDRIGKIYGINGPIVYLKGNLGFKMSEMVLVGKQRLVGEVIGLTKETTTIQVFEETTGLYPGEEVIATGSAISVTLAPGIISNIFDGIERPLNEIAKQSGAFISRGVNVSALDEEKLWDVHVTVKVGDRIYGGTVIAEVPETTAVLHKSMVPPDVTGEVIRVVEDGKYTIKDTIVVIRDKEGNEKELSLTQKWPIRVPRPSSKRFPASKPLLTGQRILDSLFPIAKGGTAAIPGGFGTGKTMTQHQLAKWSDADIIVYIGCGERGNEMTEVLEDFSKLVDPKSGNLLLARTTLIANTSNMPVAAREASIYTGITLAEYYRDMGYHVAIMADSTSRWAEALRELSGRLEEMPAEEGFPAYLASRLSSFYERAGYVQNLNGSEGSVSIIGAVSPQGGDFSEPVTQNTKRFVRCFYALDKSLAYARHFPAIQWLTSYSEYLGDLQPWYSEHVGSDFMELRNEILRLLTEESKLNEIVKLIGSDVLPDDQKLTLEIARVIRLGFIQQNAYHPTDTYVPMEKQIKMMRTILYLYKKARDLINMNMPMSLIRENPVFDHIISIKYDVGNDELDKFNDYKEEIDNFYQHFIETNA; encoded by the coding sequence ATGGATAGAATAGGAAAAATATATGGAATCAATGGACCAATTGTTTACTTAAAAGGAAATCTTGGTTTCAAGATGTCTGAAATGGTTTTGGTTGGAAAGCAAAGACTCGTTGGTGAAGTCATTGGTCTTACCAAAGAAACAACTACAATCCAAGTTTTTGAGGAAACAACAGGTCTATACCCAGGAGAAGAAGTTATTGCTACTGGTAGTGCAATTTCTGTAACACTAGCTCCAGGTATTATTAGTAATATTTTTGATGGTATTGAACGACCATTAAATGAAATAGCAAAGCAATCTGGAGCATTTATTTCAAGAGGTGTTAATGTATCTGCACTTGATGAAGAAAAGCTTTGGGATGTACATGTAACAGTAAAGGTTGGCGATCGTATTTATGGTGGTACAGTAATTGCAGAAGTTCCTGAAACAACTGCCGTACTACATAAATCCATGGTGCCACCAGATGTCACAGGCGAAGTAATACGTGTAGTAGAAGACGGTAAATATACGATTAAAGATACAATCGTAGTTATTAGGGATAAAGAAGGAAATGAAAAAGAATTATCACTTACTCAAAAGTGGCCAATTCGTGTTCCTAGACCAAGTTCAAAGAGATTCCCAGCATCAAAACCACTTTTAACTGGACAAAGAATCTTAGATTCTTTATTCCCAATTGCAAAAGGTGGTACAGCTGCGATTCCAGGCGGATTTGGAACAGGTAAAACAATGACTCAGCATCAGCTTGCAAAATGGTCAGATGCAGACATTATTGTTTACATTGGTTGTGGTGAACGTGGTAACGAAATGACAGAAGTATTAGAGGATTTCTCAAAGTTAGTTGACCCTAAATCAGGAAATCTACTTCTTGCAAGAACAACTTTGATTGCAAATACTTCAAATATGCCAGTTGCTGCTCGTGAAGCTAGTATTTATACAGGTATTACACTTGCAGAGTATTATCGTGATATGGGATATCATGTTGCGATTATGGCGGATTCTACTTCTCGTTGGGCAGAAGCGCTTCGTGAACTTTCTGGACGTTTGGAAGAAATGCCAGCAGAAGAAGGTTTCCCAGCTTATTTAGCATCTAGACTTTCATCCTTCTATGAAAGAGCTGGATATGTACAAAACTTAAATGGTTCCGAAGGTAGTGTATCGATCATAGGTGCAGTTTCACCTCAAGGTGGTGACTTCTCAGAACCAGTTACTCAAAATACAAAGCGTTTCGTACGTTGTTTTTACGCACTTGATAAATCACTTGCTTATGCAAGACATTTCCCAGCAATTCAGTGGTTAACAAGTTATAGTGAGTATTTAGGTGATTTACAACCTTGGTATAGTGAACATGTAGGTTCTGATTTTATGGAACTTAGAAATGAAATTTTAAGATTGTTAACAGAAGAAAGTAAGCTAAATGAAATTGTTAAATTAATTGGTAGCGATGTTCTTCCAGACGATCAAAAATTAACATTAGAGATTGCTAGGGTAATTCGTTTAGGATTTATTCAACAAAATGCTTACCATCCAACGGATACTTATGTTCCAATGGAAAAACAGATAAAAATGATGAGAACAATCCTTTATCTATACAAAAAGGCAAGGGATCTTATTAACATGAACATGCCTATGTCACTTATTCGTGAGAATCCGGTATTTGATCATATCATTTCTATCAAATATGATGTAGGTAATGATGAATTAGATAAATTTAATGACTATAAAGAAGAGATTGATAATTTCTATCAACACTTTATTGAAACCAATGCATAG
- a CDS encoding V-type ATP synthase subunit E: MNIKEKAEHFYNTAVDAATALNTSMVEEYTQLMKKNYEEYKKEAEQKAASYLKQESEKLHREKNSALAVQILSIRHKQSDLSHELTEQLFTDVKNRLNSFMKTEEYVLLLEKQIKDAIAFSKGLPMTVYINPSDEDKKKRLEESTGIEITISDRDFWGGIRAVIHEKDILINNSFESKFIDAKEQFSIM, from the coding sequence GTGAATATTAAGGAAAAGGCAGAGCATTTTTACAATACAGCAGTGGATGCTGCTACTGCTTTAAACACTTCTATGGTGGAAGAATATACTCAGTTAATGAAGAAGAATTATGAGGAATATAAAAAAGAAGCAGAACAAAAAGCAGCATCTTATTTAAAGCAAGAATCAGAGAAGCTTCACCGTGAAAAAAATTCAGCGCTTGCTGTACAAATACTTAGTATAAGACACAAGCAAAGTGACCTTTCTCACGAACTAACGGAGCAATTATTTACAGATGTAAAGAATCGTCTCAATAGCTTTATGAAAACAGAGGAGTATGTACTCCTCCTTGAAAAACAAATAAAAGATGCAATTGCATTTTCAAAAGGATTACCGATGACGGTGTATATTAACCCAAGTGATGAGGATAAGAAAAAACGCTTAGAAGAATCAACGGGAATCGAGATTACAATTAGCGATCGAGACTTCTGGGGTGGTATTCGTGCAGTAATCCACGAAAAGGATATCTTAATTAATAATTCCTTTGAAAGTAAGTTTATTGATGCAAAAGAGCAATTTTCAATTATGTAA
- a CDS encoding V-type ATP synthase subunit F translates to MRMFLISDNVDTCVGMRLAGIEGVVIHSQKHLKEQLEKAVSDKTIGIILITEKFGREFPEIINDVKLNRRLPLIVEIPDRHGTGRSEDFITSYVNEAIGLKL, encoded by the coding sequence ATGCGAATGTTTTTAATTAGTGATAATGTAGATACTTGTGTTGGTATGCGTCTTGCAGGTATTGAAGGAGTAGTTATACATTCCCAAAAACATTTAAAAGAACAATTAGAAAAGGCAGTTTCCGATAAAACCATAGGCATTATTTTAATCACAGAAAAATTCGGACGAGAATTTCCTGAGATTATAAATGATGTTAAATTAAATCGCCGTCTTCCTTTAATCGTAGAGATTCCAGATCGACACGGTACAGGAAGAAGCGAGGATTTTATTACCTCATATGTGAATGAGGCCATTGGTTTGAAATTATAA
- a CDS encoding ATP synthase subunit C — translation MDAKLILSLILVSSIILPFGYYFITEKKRKKTFKAVMACNVFAFFGTLVVGTILLFSGSVTASAAEATTAAASIFSTGEGLKYIAAALSTGMSTIGAGIAVASAASAALGALSEDSSIMGKALIFVALAEGVALYGMLISFMILNA, via the coding sequence ATGGATGCAAAACTTATCTTATCATTAATTTTAGTTTCTAGTATTATTTTACCATTTGGATATTATTTTATTACAGAAAAGAAGAGAAAGAAAACATTTAAAGCAGTTATGGCATGTAACGTATTTGCTTTCTTTGGAACTTTAGTAGTTGGTACGATATTATTATTTAGTGGCTCTGTAACAGCATCTGCAGCAGAAGCAACAACAGCAGCAGCTTCTATTTTCTCTACTGGTGAAGGCTTAAAGTATATTGCAGCAGCTCTTTCAACAGGTATGTCAACAATCGGTGCTGGTATTGCCGTAGCTAGTGCAGCATCTGCAGCACTTGGAGCACTTAGTGAGGATTCAAGCATTATGGGTAAAGCACTTATCTTCGTTGCCTTAGCAGAAGGTGTTGCTCTTTACGGTATGCTTATTTCCTTCATGATTTTAAATGCTTAA
- a CDS encoding V-type ATP synthase subunit I, producing MIEKMKFMRITGPKEDINRVIDVYLKKYQLHVENALSDLNGLHNLTPYVDTNSYKETVSKSEEIIKQLKIDTASSGKQMTYKEAEDFLTNMHLLLGELKEQKQELLDQKQAIIEKEKQMEPFKSLEFDLKKLSEFKFIKYQFGRIAIDYYEKFVKYIYEALNIIFYECKSDKNYVWGVYFVPQMHANKVDAILSSLHFEDVDFEEQYEGTPSDVCAMLAGQKKEIAKNQAKLNDVMKEVLKKHAGDFIAAYDRLSSYCNNSQIRKLAACTRKEEEVYYILCGWMSEKDTKNFLADIEGDEEVNCLVDDNISSTTSTPPTKLKNPKIFKPFETFIKMYGLPAYKEIDPTIFVALTYSFMFGMMYGDVGQGLCLVVGGFVLYKLKKLNLAAIISCAGIFSTIFGFLYGSIFGYEDVLTPLWTNPMHDTMTVLIAAIGFGVALNMIAMIMNIINGIRQKNIEKYLFDTNGVAGLVFYASVIVIVLLLATGHTAPGFIVMFFTIILPLILIFLREPLSRWIEKKRDLIQGSKGMFFLEAFFELFEVLLSYVTNTISFVRVGAFALSHAGMMSVVLMLGKAETLHPNLLIIALGNIFVAGLEGLIVGIQVLRLEYYEMFSRFYSGTGKEFKSLKKK from the coding sequence GTGATTGAAAAAATGAAATTTATGCGAATTACTGGTCCAAAAGAAGACATTAATCGTGTCATTGATGTCTATTTAAAAAAATACCAACTGCATGTAGAAAATGCATTATCCGATCTAAATGGGTTGCATAATCTAACGCCATATGTTGACACCAATTCTTATAAGGAAACGGTATCAAAATCTGAGGAAATTATTAAGCAATTAAAAATAGATACGGCTTCCTCAGGAAAACAAATGACGTATAAAGAAGCTGAGGATTTTTTAACGAACATGCATCTTTTGCTTGGTGAGTTAAAGGAACAAAAGCAAGAACTTTTAGATCAAAAACAAGCAATCATTGAAAAAGAAAAGCAAATGGAACCTTTTAAGTCCTTAGAATTTGACTTAAAGAAGTTGTCCGAATTTAAATTTATCAAATATCAATTTGGTCGCATTGCCATTGATTATTATGAGAAGTTTGTAAAATATATTTACGAAGCATTAAACATAATTTTTTATGAATGTAAGTCAGATAAAAATTATGTTTGGGGTGTTTATTTCGTGCCTCAAATGCATGCAAATAAGGTAGATGCAATTCTTTCATCCTTACATTTTGAGGATGTTGACTTTGAAGAGCAATATGAAGGTACACCAAGTGATGTATGTGCTATGCTTGCAGGCCAAAAGAAAGAAATTGCAAAAAATCAAGCAAAGTTAAATGACGTAATGAAAGAAGTCCTTAAAAAGCATGCAGGTGACTTCATTGCTGCATATGATCGACTATCTAGTTATTGCAACAATAGCCAGATTCGTAAGTTAGCGGCTTGTACTAGAAAGGAAGAGGAAGTATATTATATTCTTTGTGGTTGGATGTCAGAAAAAGATACTAAGAACTTCCTAGCCGACATAGAAGGGGATGAAGAGGTTAATTGTCTTGTTGACGATAATATAAGTAGTACGACCTCGACCCCCCCCACGAAGCTTAAGAATCCTAAAATTTTTAAACCCTTTGAAACGTTCATAAAAATGTATGGGTTACCAGCCTATAAAGAAATTGATCCAACAATCTTTGTAGCGCTTACCTATTCTTTTATGTTTGGTATGATGTACGGTGACGTTGGTCAGGGACTTTGTCTAGTTGTTGGCGGATTTGTTCTTTATAAACTTAAGAAATTAAATCTTGCTGCAATTATATCTTGTGCAGGTATCTTTTCAACGATATTCGGCTTTTTATATGGTAGTATATTTGGCTATGAAGACGTATTAACGCCGCTTTGGACAAATCCAATGCATGATACAATGACTGTTTTAATTGCAGCAATTGGTTTTGGTGTAGCCCTTAATATGATTGCTATGATAATGAATATTATCAATGGTATTCGTCAAAAGAATATTGAAAAGTATTTATTTGATACAAACGGAGTAGCAGGATTGGTTTTCTATGCTTCAGTGATTGTAATTGTATTATTACTTGCTACTGGTCATACAGCACCAGGATTTATTGTAATGTTTTTTACAATTATATTACCACTCATCCTTATTTTCTTAAGAGAGCCATTATCAAGATGGATTGAGAAAAAAAGAGATTTAATACAAGGTAGTAAGGGAATGTTCTTCTTAGAAGCATTCTTTGAATTATTTGAAGTACTTTTAAGTTATGTTACAAATACAATATCTTTCGTCCGTGTTGGTGCATTTGCATTAAGCCATGCGGGTATGATGTCAGTAGTTTTAATGCTTGGTAAAGCAGAAACACTTCATCCAAATTTATTGATTATTGCACTTGGTAACATATTTGTAGCTGGCCTTGAAGGTTTAATCGTAGGTATTCAAGTATTACGTTTGGAATACTATGAAATGTTTAGCCGTTTTTATTCAGGTACAGGTAAAGAATTTAAATCATTAAAGAAAAAATAA
- a CDS encoding V0D/AC39 family V-type ATPase subunit, which yields MAGKLLSYSAITTKVKAMEKSLIHTDDYTMLSNVKTASDFVLFFKNHRAYEPYFSNVNEMNTHRGLIESILSKTVYESYAKIFHFANKNQRNVLKLSFFRYEVHALQECLKHVLHPGTTVDVSAFEKVFSKNTSLNLEGLQNATTIDEFTNYLRGTEYYPLFSRLSNTKNVTLYDYQMELNIYYYKKIWKLKGRYLKGEELKDYTDTIGTIIDLQNIMSVYRCKKYYNVEIADILSIVIPISYHLKKEQLTAMIQAISMDEFIRILQGTKYRIDNDNPTKEDVERSYYERVYSVYEKNSLKNPVSMAPIHFYLYKKEREVDQLTTVLECVRYGVEPDAIMQYLK from the coding sequence ATGGCAGGAAAGTTATTATCCTATAGCGCAATAACTACGAAAGTAAAGGCTATGGAGAAAAGTCTCATCCATACTGATGACTATACTATGCTTTCTAATGTAAAAACAGCAAGTGATTTTGTTTTGTTTTTTAAAAACCATCGAGCGTATGAGCCGTATTTTTCAAATGTAAATGAAATGAATACGCATCGTGGATTAATAGAGAGTATATTAAGTAAAACAGTATATGAGAGTTATGCGAAAATTTTTCATTTTGCTAATAAGAATCAACGAAACGTCCTTAAGCTTAGCTTTTTCCGATATGAAGTCCATGCATTACAAGAATGCTTAAAGCATGTATTACATCCCGGAACAACGGTAGATGTAAGTGCTTTTGAGAAAGTATTTTCTAAAAATACAAGTTTAAATTTAGAGGGATTACAAAATGCCACAACAATTGATGAATTTACGAATTATTTGCGTGGTACTGAATATTATCCATTGTTTAGTCGATTGTCCAACACAAAAAATGTAACATTATATGACTATCAAATGGAGCTAAATATTTATTATTATAAAAAGATATGGAAGTTAAAAGGGCGATACTTAAAAGGTGAAGAATTAAAGGATTATACAGATACGATTGGTACTATTATTGACTTGCAGAATATTATGTCTGTGTATCGTTGTAAAAAGTACTATAACGTAGAAATTGCGGATATTTTATCAATTGTAATACCTATTTCATATCATTTGAAAAAGGAGCAGTTAACTGCTATGATCCAAGCAATTTCAATGGATGAATTTATTAGGATCTTGCAAGGAACGAAGTATCGTATTGATAATGATAATCCAACAAAAGAGGATGTGGAGCGTTCTTACTATGAGAGAGTTTATAGTGTGTATGAAAAGAATAGCTTAAAAAATCCTGTTAGTATGGCACCAATTCATTTCTATTTATATAAAAAGGAACGAGAAGTTGATCAATTAACAACGGTGCTAGAATGCGTACGGTATGGTGTAGAACCTGATGCCATAATGCAGTATTTGAAATAA
- the selD gene encoding selenide, water dikinase SelD: MEKQILFCNNGGCTAKLGPAVLSKILDKIPKTYDENLLVGYDSNDDASIYKLTDELAIVQTLDFFPPMVEDPYTFGQIAAANALSDIYAMGGEVKTALNIVCYPETLDLNILGQILTGGADKVAEANGVLSGGHSIADNSVKYGLSVTGILHPDKILKNNSPQIGDALILTKPLGVGLITTANRVGEASKSAMDKAIHSMTTLNKYAAEIMREFEVHACTDITGFGFLGHLHEMLNKTFSATIYSNSLPIIEESISYAEDFLISAAGQRNRNFLSPYVNFSINNFGIEEVLFDAQTSGGLLFSVKKEDAQSALKALQKLDMPCGIVGEITEKKEIEIEVI; the protein is encoded by the coding sequence ATGGAAAAGCAAATTTTATTTTGTAACAATGGTGGTTGCACCGCCAAATTAGGACCAGCTGTTTTAAGTAAGATTCTCGATAAAATACCGAAAACTTATGATGAGAATTTACTTGTTGGATATGATAGCAATGATGATGCCTCTATCTATAAACTAACAGATGAGTTAGCAATCGTTCAAACACTCGATTTTTTCCCTCCAATGGTTGAAGATCCCTATACTTTCGGGCAAATCGCGGCAGCCAATGCATTAAGTGATATTTATGCCATGGGTGGTGAAGTAAAAACTGCCCTTAATATAGTATGTTATCCAGAAACACTTGATCTTAATATACTTGGACAAATTTTAACTGGTGGTGCAGACAAAGTTGCAGAAGCAAATGGTGTTTTATCTGGTGGACATTCCATTGCAGATAATAGTGTGAAATATGGTTTGTCTGTTACTGGAATTCTTCATCCCGATAAAATTTTAAAAAATAATTCACCGCAAATAGGGGATGCTCTTATCCTTACTAAACCCTTAGGTGTTGGATTAATTACTACTGCTAATCGTGTTGGTGAAGCATCAAAAAGCGCAATGGATAAAGCAATCCACTCAATGACAACATTAAATAAATATGCTGCTGAAATTATGAGAGAATTTGAAGTCCATGCATGCACCGATATTACTGGTTTTGGATTTCTTGGACATTTGCATGAAATGTTAAATAAAACGTTTTCTGCGACAATTTATTCTAATAGTTTACCAATTATTGAAGAATCTATTTCATATGCAGAAGATTTTTTAATTTCTGCTGCAGGTCAGCGAAATCGTAATTTCTTAAGTCCATATGTGAATTTTAGTATTAATAATTTTGGCATTGAAGAAGTCTTATTTGATGCCCAAACCTCAGGCGGATTATTATTTAGCGTAAAAAAAGAAGATGCCCAGTCTGCACTTAAAGCTTTACAAAAATTAGACATGCCTTGTGGTATCGTTGGTGAAATTACAGAAAAGAAAGAAATTGAAATAGAAGTTATTTAA
- the yedF gene encoding sulfurtransferase-like selenium metabolism protein YedF — translation MKTLVDARGKLCPEPVIMTKNAVKNSNSNDVIEVLVDNMLVVQNITKYVEKNNFQMSYEETPEHTFKIHISLSSTSDPAQLVQTENEIEDAVIKKGTIVVINSNVLGRGDDALGTVLMKNYIYALTKADSYPETILFYNGGVHLTTKDSDSLNDLIDLATAGVEILSCGACLNHYQLSDSLQVGGVTNMYEIVEKMMNATTVITP, via the coding sequence ATGAAAACACTCGTAGATGCACGTGGTAAATTATGCCCAGAACCAGTCATTATGACAAAAAATGCAGTTAAAAATAGCAATAGCAATGATGTAATAGAAGTTTTAGTTGATAATATGCTGGTGGTTCAAAATATTACAAAATACGTTGAAAAAAACAACTTTCAAATGTCCTACGAAGAAACACCAGAGCATACCTTTAAGATTCATATCTCCCTATCTTCAACCTCTGACCCAGCTCAACTAGTACAAACAGAGAATGAAATAGAAGATGCAGTTATTAAAAAAGGAACTATTGTTGTTATAAATTCAAATGTGCTTGGAAGAGGCGATGATGCACTTGGTACTGTTTTAATGAAAAATTACATCTATGCCTTAACAAAAGCAGATTCCTATCCTGAAACAATTCTTTTTTACAATGGAGGAGTGCATTTAACAACGAAGGACTCCGATAGTTTAAATGATTTGATTGATTTAGCAACTGCAGGAGTTGAAATTCTTAGTTGTGGTGCATGCTTAAATCACTATCAATTATCAGACTCTTTACAAGTTGGTGGAGTGACCAATATGTACGAGATTGTTGAAAAAATGATGAACGCAACCACAGTAATTACTCCATAA
- the yqeB gene encoding selenium-dependent molybdenum cofactor biosynthesis protein YqeB, with the protein MDIIKNNIIIVRGGGDIATGTIHRLHNCGFSVLVLETKKPSSIRRKVSFSEAIYDGEITIEQVRAKYVKTIDEAMTCFKENVIPVMIDEAADIVAQVKPKVLVDAILAKRNVGTNRDMANITIGLGPGFTAGKDVDAVIETMRGHNLGRIIYEGSAMENTGVPGNIGGFTKERVIYSPAAGTIKNIHHIGDLVEQGEVLTHIEDTPVLASISGVLRGLIRDGYTVTKGFKIADIDPRYSEKDNCFTISDKARCIAGSVLEAIFYLSKK; encoded by the coding sequence ATGGATATCATTAAAAATAATATAATTATTGTTCGTGGTGGTGGTGATATTGCAACTGGTACTATCCATCGTTTACATAATTGTGGATTTTCTGTTTTAGTACTAGAAACCAAGAAACCATCTTCCATCCGTAGAAAAGTTTCTTTTTCAGAAGCTATTTACGACGGTGAAATTACAATTGAACAAGTTCGCGCAAAATATGTTAAGACTATAGACGAAGCAATGACTTGCTTTAAAGAAAACGTTATACCCGTTATGATCGATGAAGCAGCCGATATTGTAGCACAGGTAAAACCCAAAGTTTTAGTAGATGCAATATTAGCGAAAAGAAATGTTGGAACCAATCGTGACATGGCAAATATCACAATTGGTCTTGGACCTGGCTTTACCGCTGGTAAAGACGTAGATGCTGTAATTGAAACTATGAGAGGGCATAACCTTGGACGAATAATATATGAAGGCTCTGCCATGGAGAATACTGGGGTGCCTGGAAATATCGGTGGCTTTACAAAAGAGCGAGTTATTTACTCTCCTGCTGCTGGAACAATAAAAAACATACATCACATTGGTGATTTAGTAGAACAGGGAGAAGTCCTTACACATATCGAAGACACTCCAGTTCTTGCAAGCATTTCTGGTGTTCTTAGAGGACTTATTCGTGATGGATACACCGTAACGAAAGGCTTTAAAATTGCAGACATTGATCCAAGATATTCAGAAAAGGACAACTGTTTTACCATTTCTGATAAGGCTAGATGCATTGCAGGCAGTGTATTAGAAGCTATATTCTATTTAAGCAAAAAATAA